The Nitrososphaerota archaeon genome includes a window with the following:
- a CDS encoding TrmB family transcriptional regulator: MGGRSGLEEFGLSEYESRAYLALLKHDSLTVSEVAYHAQIPRTKAYAVVKTLVRKGLAELLDKKPVRCRALPPEETLENLLLLEEKRVKAMKKELAKLKQRYEEVRKPTDFVDYKYQGVGANALATKVSEMIALSRASIRCMIGSWGVRVLGACKEALLNAKLNDIKVQIIRLWSYGEDEHGGDLPLGFDVRVVRYPLGFDIFLFDEHSVLIVEQVMGKGVLIPSKEVNSVISTGLFKRLWSISTPLHTLSTILSLKDGEDALELLDPDSVNQAFIRAVASTIQDEELIGLIGLKFIEELENAMHISIFSKPLDINLPILINLLTQSLGEESSVRFDPLTKLINIEEPDTQLIMPASVWFFALNGVLKRNETTLQILQNTRHPDDGKHILQAKISAKAPKT, encoded by the coding sequence ATGGGAGGCAGATCGGGGTTAGAAGAATTTGGATTGAGTGAGTACGAATCTAGAGCCTATCTAGCTCTACTTAAACACGATTCTCTTACGGTAAGCGAGGTCGCCTACCACGCTCAGATCCCGCGCACAAAGGCGTATGCGGTAGTTAAGACACTGGTCAGAAAGGGGTTGGCTGAGCTCTTAGATAAGAAGCCTGTGAGGTGCCGCGCCCTGCCTCCGGAAGAAACGCTTGAGAACCTACTACTGCTCGAAGAGAAGCGGGTAAAAGCTATGAAAAAGGAACTAGCGAAGCTCAAGCAGAGGTATGAGGAGGTGAGGAAGCCGACTGACTTCGTAGACTACAAATACCAAGGGGTGGGTGCGAACGCTTTAGCCACAAAGGTGTCTGAGATGATAGCCCTATCTCGAGCATCCATAAGGTGCATGATAGGTAGCTGGGGGGTTAGGGTACTCGGCGCGTGTAAAGAAGCTCTTCTCAACGCTAAGCTCAACGACATAAAGGTTCAGATAATTAGGCTCTGGAGCTATGGTGAAGATGAGCACGGAGGCGATCTTCCACTAGGTTTTGATGTTAGGGTGGTTAGATACCCGCTTGGGTTTGATATCTTCCTATTTGACGAGCATTCAGTACTTATAGTAGAGCAGGTTATGGGTAAAGGTGTCCTTATACCATCCAAAGAGGTCAATTCGGTAATCTCTACAGGGTTGTTTAAGAGGCTTTGGTCTATTTCAACACCGCTCCACACCCTCTCAACCATCCTATCCTTGAAGGATGGGGAGGATGCGCTCGAGCTTCTCGACCCCGATAGCGTGAATCAAGCGTTCATTAGGGCTGTCGCCTCAACCATCCAAGATGAAGAACTCATAGGGTTGATCGGGTTAAAGTTCATCGAGGAACTCGAAAACGCTATGCACATATCCATCTTCAGCAAACCCCTCGACATAAACCTACCCATACTAATCAACCTACTAACCCAGAGCCTGGGTGAAGAGAGCTCTGTCAGATTCGATCCGTTGACCAAGCTGATCAATATAGAGGAGCCTGATACACAGCTCATAATGCCAGCATCAGTCTGGTTCTTCGCGTTGAACGGTGTTCTGAAGAGGAATGAGACAACCCTGCAGATACTGCAAAACACACGCCACCCCGATGATGGGAAGCATATACTCCAAGCTAAAATATCGGCTAAAGCACCTAAGACTTAA